The Rhinoraja longicauda isolate Sanriku21f chromosome 25, sRhiLon1.1, whole genome shotgun sequence genome has a window encoding:
- the LOC144605734 gene encoding protein PML-like, with protein MASSQVKEDGAGDAMQRESGAEIPSGGQDGPQQSTEETLVFFDLETTGLEKNCDIVQLSAMSGEKIFNKYILPSKSISEGAFAITGFQVLDGVLYLRGEPVQASSLQDTLEAFLHFLQSLATPLIIGHNIWKFDAPILLRVLQVLSMKEQFDSCITGFLDTLLLARAIIPRSEVNSYRQSELVKVFLKKGYDAHNAVEDAKSLQELYSVLKFTPEQKKGSQFSFSQLECQVSLQPLLNEKIIFSQFADKLAMQEVSFEKLQSTHQQDKEAGLKNFLRSLGHIEPTYIRLAKFFSK; from the exons ATGGCATCTTCTCAG GTTAAAGAAGATGGAGCTGGAGATGCAATGCAGAGAGAGTCTGGAGCTGAGATACCCAGTGGTGGACAGGATGGCCCTCAGCAGAGCACAGAGGAGACCCTGGTGTTCTTTGACTTGGAAACCACAGGCCTAG AAAAGAATTGTGACATTGTGCAGTTGTCGGCAATGAGTGGCGAGAAGATCTTTAACAAGTACATCTTGCCTAGTAAGTCCATCTCGGAAGGTGCGTTTGCCATTACTGGATTTCAAGTCTTGGACGGGGTCCTGTACCTTCGAGGGGAACCTGTGCAGGCCAGCAGCCTTCAGGACACCTTGGAAGCTTTCCTCCACTTCCTGCAGTCCCTGGCCACACCTCTGATAATAGGGCATAACATCTGGAAGTTTGATGCTCCTATTCTTTTACGAGTTCTGCAAGTGCTCTCCATGAAAGAGCAGTTTGACAGTTGTATAACTGGATTCTTAGATACTCTCTTGCTCGCCAGGGCCATTATTCCCAGGTCAGAGGTCAATAGTTATAGGCAAAGTGAATTAGTGAAAGTGTTTCTTAAGAAAGGTTATGATGCTCACAATGCTGTGGAAGATGCAAAAAGTTTGCAGGAGCTGTATTCCGTCCTAAAATTTACTCCAGAACAAAAGAAGGGCAGTCAGTTTTCATTCTCCCAGCTTGAATGCCAAGTGTCTTTGCAGCCCTTACTCAACGAAAAAATAATTTTCTCGCAGTTTGCTGATAAACTTGCAATGCAGGAAGTAAGCTTCGAGAAGCTGCAATCAACGCATCAACAAGATAAGGAGGCAGGGCTGAAGAACTTCCTCCGGTCTCTGGGACACATTGAACCCACTTACATCAGGCTCGCAAAGTTTTTTAGTAAGTGA